The following are encoded together in the Tripterygium wilfordii isolate XIE 37 chromosome 3, ASM1340144v1, whole genome shotgun sequence genome:
- the LOC119991350 gene encoding probable serine/threonine-protein kinase PBL1 isoform X2 gives MGCFTVLKSKKKKPDRSVSITRVSPKEYSPTTLPVPQVPTRSLQSAPPSFRTRVKPVQPVNSITNSRARALSAPSTLDAAEQDALSSADYDEQEDSKSRAGRSQSAQPLPLPSPQVSGALKASGSFKVGNASGPLFASGPLPLPPSGALRNFSYEEVTSACLNFSSDRCMSEGLSSIMYRASFGDDPSCSKKFEATVTRLHPSTQGLKEFINEVNTLASLQHPNLCKLLGYHAREGSEQRFLVYERLFHGSLDRLLYGRADGPPIDWNTRMKIALCAAQGLTFLHEEGPFQAMYNEFSTVNVQIDKDFSAKLSGYGCVGHIPETEINSSVAVANLSVETLERGLLTPKSNVWSFGIVLLELLTGRKNLDSRRPKEERNLVKWSRPFLADDCRLSLIMDPLLKGRFPPKAARKVADIALRCLQNDPLERPTMRIVVENVKFTQDVKYSCRFPLQEPAAISGKQMSRSPSLNGIITPAPRLSSSPSLPSGPRASVSTAKLHALPLALPPRACSSTLALEELDRQESRKSASSLPLALPPRACSSTLALEELDRQESRKSASSTVRRASVEGF, from the exons ATGGGTTGTTTCACTGTTTTGAAGAGTAAGAAAAAGAAGCCTGATCGATCGGTTAGCATTACAAGAGTCAGTCCTAAAGAGTATTCACCAACTACATTGCCTGTGCCACAAGTCCCGACTCGGTCACTGCAGTCTGCACCTCCTAGTTTTAGGACTAGAGTGAAACCAGTTCAACCAGTTAATAGCATCACCAACAGTAGAGCACGGGCATTATCAGCACCATCAACCCTTGATGCAGCTGAGCAGGATGCTCTTTCTTCAGCTGATTATGATGAACAGGAGGATTCAAAGAGCCGAGCTGGACGCTCACAAAGTGCACAACCTCTTCCTCTTCCCTCACCTCAGGTTTCTGGTGCACTGAAGGCTTCAGGAAGCTTTAAAGTAGGGAATGCTAGTGGGCCTCTCTTTGCTTCAGGACCTTTGCCGCTGCCTCCTTCAGGGGCACTCAGAAACTTTTCATATGAAGAAGTCACTTCTGCTTGCCTTAATTTCTCTTCTGATCGTTGCATGTCAGAAGGTCTTTCTTCCATAATGTATAGGGCTTCATTTGGGGATGACCCTTCATGCTCAAAGAAGTTTGAAGCCACTGTTACTCGTCTTCATCCATCCACTCAG GGTCTGAAGGAATTCATAAATGAAGTGAACACTCTTGCGTCTTTGCAACATCCAAATCTATGTAAATTGCTTGGTTATCATGCACGCGAAGGTTCGGAACAAAGATTTTTGGTTTATGAAAGGCTCTTTCATGGAAGCTTGGACCGGCTTCTTTATGGGAGAGCTGATGGCCCTCCCATTGATTGGAATACAAGAATGAAAATTGCATTGTGTGCTGCACAAGGTCTTACTTTCTTGCATGAGGAAGGCCCTTTCCAG GCTATGTACAATGAATTTTCTACTGTCAACGTACAGATTGACAAAGACTTTAGTGCGAAGCTTTCAGGATATGGCTGTGTTGGTCACATTCCTGAAACGGAGATTAACAGTTCAGTT GCAGTGGCCAATCTATCAGTGGAGACATTGGAGAGAGGCTTGCTTACTCCAAAGAGTAATGTATggagttttggaattgttctTCTTGAACTACTCACTGGGCGAAAAAATCTTGATAGTCGCCGTCCCAAGGAAGAGAGAAACTTAGTTAAGTGGAGCCGCCCTTTTCTAGCCGATGATTGTCGATTATCACTTATCATGGATCCTCTGCTAAAAGGCCGTTTTCCTCCCAAAGCGGCTCGGAAAGTGGCTGACATTGCTCTAAGATGTCTTCAGAATGACCCATTAGAAAGACCAACCATGAGAATTGTTGTCGAGAATGTCAAATTCACACAGGACGTCAAATATTCCTGTCGCTTTCCTCTTCAGGAGCCAGCTGCAATTTCAGGAAAACAGATGTCAAGATCCCCAAGTCTTAATGGTATCATAACCCCAGCTCCAAGGTTAAGCTCCTCTCCATCCCTTCCATCTGGACCTCGGGCATCCGTTTCTACTGCAAAGCTGCATGCTTTGCCCCTGGCTCTCCCACCTCGTGCTTGTTCCTCCACCCTTGCTTTGGAGGAGCTTGATAGGCAGGAGTCTCGGAAATCAGCATCATCTTTGCCCCTGGCTCTCCCACCTCGTGCTTGTTCCTCCACCCTTGCTTTGGAGGAGCTTGATAGGCAGGAGTCTCGGAAATCAGCATCATCGACTGTTCGAAGAGCCAGTGTTGAAggattttga
- the LOC119991350 gene encoding probable serine/threonine-protein kinase PBL11 isoform X1, which translates to MGCFTVLKSKKKKPDRSVSITRVSPKEYSPTTLPVPQVPTRSLQSAPPSFRTRVKPVQPVNSITNSRARALSAPSTLDAAEQDALSSADYDEQEDSKSRAGRSQSAQPLPLPSPQVSGALKASGSFKVGNASGPLFASGPLPLPPSGALRNFSYEEVTSACLNFSSDRCMSEGLSSIMYRASFGDDPSCSKKFEATVTRLHPSTQFAFQGLKEFINEVNTLASLQHPNLCKLLGYHAREGSEQRFLVYERLFHGSLDRLLYGRADGPPIDWNTRMKIALCAAQGLTFLHEEGPFQAMYNEFSTVNVQIDKDFSAKLSGYGCVGHIPETEINSSVAVANLSVETLERGLLTPKSNVWSFGIVLLELLTGRKNLDSRRPKEERNLVKWSRPFLADDCRLSLIMDPLLKGRFPPKAARKVADIALRCLQNDPLERPTMRIVVENVKFTQDVKYSCRFPLQEPAAISGKQMSRSPSLNGIITPAPRLSSSPSLPSGPRASVSTAKLHALPLALPPRACSSTLALEELDRQESRKSASSLPLALPPRACSSTLALEELDRQESRKSASSTVRRASVEGF; encoded by the exons ATGGGTTGTTTCACTGTTTTGAAGAGTAAGAAAAAGAAGCCTGATCGATCGGTTAGCATTACAAGAGTCAGTCCTAAAGAGTATTCACCAACTACATTGCCTGTGCCACAAGTCCCGACTCGGTCACTGCAGTCTGCACCTCCTAGTTTTAGGACTAGAGTGAAACCAGTTCAACCAGTTAATAGCATCACCAACAGTAGAGCACGGGCATTATCAGCACCATCAACCCTTGATGCAGCTGAGCAGGATGCTCTTTCTTCAGCTGATTATGATGAACAGGAGGATTCAAAGAGCCGAGCTGGACGCTCACAAAGTGCACAACCTCTTCCTCTTCCCTCACCTCAGGTTTCTGGTGCACTGAAGGCTTCAGGAAGCTTTAAAGTAGGGAATGCTAGTGGGCCTCTCTTTGCTTCAGGACCTTTGCCGCTGCCTCCTTCAGGGGCACTCAGAAACTTTTCATATGAAGAAGTCACTTCTGCTTGCCTTAATTTCTCTTCTGATCGTTGCATGTCAGAAGGTCTTTCTTCCATAATGTATAGGGCTTCATTTGGGGATGACCCTTCATGCTCAAAGAAGTTTGAAGCCACTGTTACTCGTCTTCATCCATCCACTCAG TTTGCTTTTCAGGGTCTGAAGGAATTCATAAATGAAGTGAACACTCTTGCGTCTTTGCAACATCCAAATCTATGTAAATTGCTTGGTTATCATGCACGCGAAGGTTCGGAACAAAGATTTTTGGTTTATGAAAGGCTCTTTCATGGAAGCTTGGACCGGCTTCTTTATGGGAGAGCTGATGGCCCTCCCATTGATTGGAATACAAGAATGAAAATTGCATTGTGTGCTGCACAAGGTCTTACTTTCTTGCATGAGGAAGGCCCTTTCCAG GCTATGTACAATGAATTTTCTACTGTCAACGTACAGATTGACAAAGACTTTAGTGCGAAGCTTTCAGGATATGGCTGTGTTGGTCACATTCCTGAAACGGAGATTAACAGTTCAGTT GCAGTGGCCAATCTATCAGTGGAGACATTGGAGAGAGGCTTGCTTACTCCAAAGAGTAATGTATggagttttggaattgttctTCTTGAACTACTCACTGGGCGAAAAAATCTTGATAGTCGCCGTCCCAAGGAAGAGAGAAACTTAGTTAAGTGGAGCCGCCCTTTTCTAGCCGATGATTGTCGATTATCACTTATCATGGATCCTCTGCTAAAAGGCCGTTTTCCTCCCAAAGCGGCTCGGAAAGTGGCTGACATTGCTCTAAGATGTCTTCAGAATGACCCATTAGAAAGACCAACCATGAGAATTGTTGTCGAGAATGTCAAATTCACACAGGACGTCAAATATTCCTGTCGCTTTCCTCTTCAGGAGCCAGCTGCAATTTCAGGAAAACAGATGTCAAGATCCCCAAGTCTTAATGGTATCATAACCCCAGCTCCAAGGTTAAGCTCCTCTCCATCCCTTCCATCTGGACCTCGGGCATCCGTTTCTACTGCAAAGCTGCATGCTTTGCCCCTGGCTCTCCCACCTCGTGCTTGTTCCTCCACCCTTGCTTTGGAGGAGCTTGATAGGCAGGAGTCTCGGAAATCAGCATCATCTTTGCCCCTGGCTCTCCCACCTCGTGCTTGTTCCTCCACCCTTGCTTTGGAGGAGCTTGATAGGCAGGAGTCTCGGAAATCAGCATCATCGACTGTTCGAAGAGCCAGTGTTGAAggattttga
- the LOC119995160 gene encoding uncharacterized protein LOC119995160: MQAEKQQQPPWKIKVHGKAKNYRFRFEAERVVPAWMFHRFSILVRLRNFILKVKSEYGTSTPVQERKTFRSKFSRAAKKLRSGGTDREKKTCAPIPNKVLDFQNSENEIPVNRFTRFAGKEPISICSAVVAVGVLAFLSQSIPEKIKGNYYPWLTQ, from the exons ATGCAAGCGGAGAAGCAGCAGCAGCCGCCATGGAAGATCAAAGTCCATGGGAAAGCCAAGAACTACCGTTTCAGATTCGAAGCTGAGAGAGTCGTGCCTGCTTGGATGTTTCACCGATTTTCCATTCTGGTAAGGCTACGCAATTTTATACTCAAAGTGAAATCCGAATATGGAACTTCAACTCCGGTCCAAGAACGGAAGACATTCAGATCCAAATTTTCCAGAGCTGCTAAGAAATTGAGGTCCGGAGGAACCGACAGAGAGAAGAAAACTTGTGCTCCGATTCCGAACAAAGTCCTGGATTTCCAAAACTCGGAAAATGAGATCCCCGTGAATCGATTCACTAGGTTTGCTGGCAAG GAACCAATCTCAATCTGCAGTGCGGTGGTGGCCGTTGGAGTTCTTGCTTTTCTCTCTCAATCGATCCCGGAGAAAATCAAGGGGAATTATTATCCATGGCTCACTCAGTAA
- the LOC119995186 gene encoding non-specific lipid-transfer protein 1-like — translation MGCIKIVSLLLVCMLVAAPVTTDAAITCGTVASLLQPCISYLQGRGPLPPACCNGVKSLNAKATTTPDRQAACNCLKAASQGVNGGLAAGLPGKCGVNIPYKISPSIDCSKIR, via the coding sequence ATGGGTTGCATTAAGATCGTCTCCCTGCTCCTTGTATGCATGCTGGTGGCTGCACCTGTCACGACAGATGCAGCGATCACTTGCGGCACGGTGGCAAGCCTACTGCAACCATGTATCAGCTACCTTCAGGGTAGGGGGCCTCTGCCACCTGCTTGCTGCAACGGAGTGAAGTCTCTTAACGCAAAGGCTACTACCACACCAGATCGCCAAGCTGCTTGCAATTGCTTGAAGGCTGCTTCACAAGGCGTTAATGGTGGTCTTGCCGCAGGTCTCCCTGGTAAGTGTGGTGTCAACATTCCTTACAAGATCAGCCCCTCCATTGACTGCTCCAAGATCCGGTGA
- the LOC119995216 gene encoding MACPF domain-containing protein CAD1-like, which produces MIDGEMVNAAAMHTVVNSVQALGRGFDVNSDTRLLYCKGIAGSRIVEVDEEQTRDLFLYDDFVLSNVSKDIKNSLESIGRRSSGICIFNEMVEYFNQIANLSGGFPLGSFNSAFSFTGSKHIDAATVKALSVDGFYIPLAKVELKRSLVLRENVKQAVPTSWDPPSLATFIEYFGTHVITSVTIGGKDVIYVKQHQSSPLSTMEMKNYVQEIGNRRFSDTGRLASSGQMKFKDKGADSGLFNGQEIYPQPTSASFPTGKEDVTVIFRRRGGDDLEPNHTQWARTVRSSPDVIEMTFIPVTSLLDGLPGKEHLTRAISLYLEHKPQIEELRYFLEFQVPRVWAPVQDKIPGHQRKEPVCPSLQFSMMGQKLYVSQEQISVGRKPVTGLRLCLEGSRQNRLSIRLQHLSSLPNILRPYWDAHVAIGAPKWQGPEEQDSRWFEPVKWKNFSHVSTAPIENPETFIGDLSGVFIVTGVQLGVWDFGSRNVLYMKLLYSRLPGCTIRRSLWDHSANEKTKKVVGSVATANRGDSSSGSRESNAGNKFAKFVDMSEMSKGPPDLPGHWLITGGKLGVQKGKIVLRVKYSLLNY; this is translated from the exons ATGATAGATGGGGAGATGGTAAATGCTGCGGCCATGCACACTGTTGTTAACTCTGTTCAGGCGTTAGGCAGGGGTTTTGACGTGAATTCGGACACGAGGTTGCTTTATTGTAAGGGAATCGCAGGGTCTAGAATTGTTGAGGTCGATGAGGAACAAACTAGGGATCTCTTTTTGTATGATGATTTTGTGTTGAGTAATGTTTCAAAGGATATCAAGAACTCTCTTGAATCGATCGGCAGAAGGAGCTCTGGTATTTGCATATTCAACGAg ATGGTGGAGTATTTTAATCAAATCGCTAATTTATCAGGAGGTTTTCCTCTCGGTAGCTTCAATTCTGCATTTAGCTTCACTGGCTCAAAGCACATTGACGCTGCGACAGTGAAGGCCCTTTCAGTGGACGGGTTTTATATTCCCCTTGCCAAGGTCGAGCTTAAAAGATCTCTAGTATTACGAGAAAATGTTAAGCAGGCTGTTCCAACCAGTTGGGATCCTCCATCCTTGGCAAC CTTTATTGAATATTTTGGGACACACGTTATCACCTCTGTAACTATTGGTGGTAAGGATGTGATATATGTAAAACAGCACCAGTCATCACCTTTGTCAACCATGGAGATGAAAAACTATGTTCAGGAAATCGGAAATCGGAGGTTCTCTGACACAGGAAGACTTGCGAGTTCAGGTCAAATGAAATTCAAGGATAAG GGTGCTGATTCTGGCTTATTCAACGGCCAAGAAATATACCCTCAGCCCACAAGTGCATCATTTCCTACTGGAAAAGAA GATGTTACAGTCATTTTCCGGAGGAGGGGAGGAGATGATCTTGAGCCGAATCACACCCAGTGGGCAAGAACGGTCAGGTCCTCACCAGATGTAATTGAGATGACTTTCATCCCTGTCACATCTCTCCTTGATGGGTTACCTGGGAAGGAGCACCTGACTCGTGCTATTAGCTTATATCTTGAAC ACAAacctcaaattgaagaactgaGATACTTTCTGGAGTTCCAGGTCCCTCGGGTATGGGCTCCGGTACAGGACAAGATTCCTGGTCACCAGAGGAAAGAACCTGTTTGCCCGTCCTTGCAATTCAGCATGATGGGGCAAAAGCTCTATGTCAGCCAAGAGCAG ATATCAGTTGGACGTAAGCCTGTAACAGGGTTGCGATTGTGTCTAGAAGGAAGCAGGCAGAATCGATTAAGCATTCGTCTCCAGCACTTATCATCTCTTCCGAATATCCTTCGACCATATTGGGATGCTCATGTGGCAATCGGTGCTCCTAAATGGCAGGGTCCTGAAGAGCAAGATAGCCGATGGTTTGAGCCAGTGAAATGGAAGAACTTTTCTCATGTGAGCACTGCACCAATCGAGAACCCTGAAACCTTTATAGGAGACCTCTCTGGTGTTTTCATAGTCACTGGAGTTCAGCTTGGAGTTTGGGACTTTGGATCTAGAAATGTCCTATACATGAAGCTTTTGTATTCTAGACTACCTGGCTGCACAATACGAAGATCTTTGTGGGACCATTCCGCaaatgaaaagacaaaaaaagtaGTTGGTAGTGTAGCAACAGCCAACCGTGGTGACTCAAGTTCAGGTTCAAGAGAAAGTAACGCAGGCAACAAGTTTGCCAAGTTTGTTGATATGTCTGAGATGAGCAAAGGACCACCAGATCTACCAGGTCATTGGTTAATCACTGGTGGAAAGCTCGGTGTGCAAAAAGGCAAAATTGTTTTAAGAGTGAAATATTCCTTGCTAAATTATTAG